AGGGACGCAGCACCGAATTAATTGGCGTGTTGGGTTCGTCGGGGTTTGTCGGCCTGGCGATTGGGCCTCTGATTGGCGACATCATCTTCGCAGGCGAGGCAGCCATCGATGCCAAGATCAACACAATGTTTCTAGTTGCCATGTGTGCCGGTATGGTTTCGATCACGCTCGCCTACCTGGCAACACGCGGCGACAAACCGCCGCATTCCAGCGAGCATCCGTCTCTTATTCGCTTGATTCGCGAGTATCATCCCGGCTGGATGCTGGCCATGGCGTTTGCGATGGGAGTCGGTGTCTTGATTCCGCAGATCTTCTTACGTAGCTACGCGAAGGAAATTGGCATCGAGCATATCAGCTCGTTCTTCCTCGTGTATGCGATTACGGCTTTTACTTGCCGGTTGCTCACTCGCAAAGTGCCCGAACGGATCGGCGTAAAGAATGCGGCCACGATTGGCATCCTGCTTCTGTCGTTCAGCCTGACGCTTTACCTATTGGCCAAGAATCCCTGGCTGTTACCCGTGCCTGCGATCGTGGGGGGAATGGCTCACGCGTTGATTTTTCCGGCCATCATTGGCGGCGGAAGTATCGCGTTTCCTAAGAAGTATCGTGGCACCGGCACGAACTTGATGCTGGTGATGCTCGACTCTGGCGGTTTGTTTGGGCAACCGCTCATTGGTGTCATGATCGCCAGCAGCCGTAAGGCGGACCTACCCGCCTATCCAATCACCTTCGTAAGCGTCGCCGTTCTGCTGGCGATCATTGCCTTGTTGAATCAACGCTTCGCCAAGCCAATCATATCACAGGAAGAAGATCAACCGGTACTGGAAGAACGTTCGCACTGCGTGAATGAATCGCTCTAGCCCTGCCGAACTTACGCACGCTGCAGAGCCAACTCGCGGTAGTATTCAATCGAACGCTGTAGTCCCTCTTCAAAGTCGACTTCGATCTCGTAGTTGAGCAGCTTCGTGGCCAGCGTGTTGTCGGCCATGCTGTCACGGACGTCGCCGACTCGTGGGGGTTCGTGCTTAGCTTGCACATCCGTTCCCAGATACTCATTCAGCAACCTGAGTAGCGTCAGCAGCGACGTGCTCTTGCCATTGGCCACATTGATGATGCGGCCTGCGACGTTGTCGGAAGCCATCGCTTTAAGGTTGGCGCTCACGATATTCTGCACGTAAGTAAAGTCGCGTGACTGCTGACCATCTCCGTAAACGATCGGCTGCTTGCCACTCAACAGCAGCGTCAGGAAGATCGGAATCACGGCCGAGTACGGGCTGTCAGGATCTTGCCGCGGGCCAAAGACGTTGAAGTAACGCAGACCAACCGTTTCCAGGCCATACGTGTGATAGAACGCCTGGCAATAGTATTCGCCTGCGAGCTTTGCGACTGCGTAAGGGGAAAGGGGAGCCGGAAGATCCGATTCACGCTTGGCCAGGTAAGGCTGATCGCCATAGGCACTGCTGGATGCGGCATAGACAACACGTTTCACGCCAGCCTTGCGGGCTTCGTTCAGAACGTTCAGCGTGCCGGTTACGCAGTGCAGGTTTGTGTCCAGCGGACGTTCCACACTCAGCGGCACCGATGCGAGGGCAGCTTGATGGAAGACGTACTCCACACCGTCGAGTGCTTGGGCCAGGTCCTCGGGGTCGGTGATAGAGCCTTCGATGAACGTTGCATTGGCATGATCAGGCAGGTTCTTTCGGCTGCCGGTGCTGAGGTTGTCGTAGATGACGACCTCGTCCCCACGGGCCAGCAAACCGTCAACAATGTGAGAACCGATAAAACCGGCACCGCCGGTAACAAGATACTTGGCCATGGCAACTAGTCTGGCTGAGGGTATGTTCGTCTGTGTAGATCGCAAGGACTAACGACTTAGCAGCCAAGTATAGCACTTAATTGCGGACAGAGGTGGCAATCAATCCAGCTGGTTCTATCCCTGCTTGATGGTAGCAATCGAGCGTTGCCTGAATATCTTCGCGGGATATGCTTCCCAGATCGGCTTGAAGGTAAGTCTTGTTCGCTACTTGCGCGAGCAACCACGACGCCGCCGAGTCTGGACCTTCTCCTGCGATCAGCACGATCGAGCAAGTCTTTAAGATTTCACGAACTTGATCACGCAGCGATTCCAGATCCTGTTCGCTACCACTGAGCATGAAGGAAGACTTGCCCGCTGGAATCACGGAAATACCGGTGTCACTGTCGCGGTAGGTTCCGTCTTGCCGATAGGTCTCGCGTCGAACCGTCTCGAACAGTCCTGGACTCAACCTCAGCCCCAGTTGCTCAGATAGAGTTTTATTCTTCAGTGCTCCATCGATCATAAACACATCGCACGAGTTCTGGCTCAACCAAGCCGCCAGTCGAATGGCCAGGCTTGCCGTATCGCGACCAGGCACACATGTTCCCAGAAAAATGACCTGCGGCTGGGAGATCGACGAAGGTTCCACAGGCCCAAAGATCGAATCACAGAGTTCGATCAGTTCCAGTGACAATTGCGGGTCATCGAGTGAATCAATCGCTTGCCGTAGGGGATTGATAACTGGAATCGGCTTTTCCGGTGCCACTGGACGGTCTTGAGGTTTGAAGACGGTCGAGTGCTCCGTAGCTTTGGTCAACGGTGTACTTGACTTCGGAGGAGCTGATGTAGGTTCGCCAGCCATCACAGGAACAGGAGCCGTAGCCTGGCGTTGGACTCGCTGTTCAACATCGCTCAACTTCTTCGAGAATGACTCTTCCTGCCGCTTCAATTGTTTGAGCAGTTCAGCCTGGATGGTTTGCGATGACTGTTGGTGCGACTCAAGAGAATCTCGCAGACGAACGATCTCCTCCTCGTATCGCTTATCGTGCGAAGCCAGTTGTTCGCGCACTTGTTGAATTTCAGCTTCAGGATTCGACTCCATCACCAGCGTTTGGCTGGCCGATTGGGCCTGAACTCGCTGTTCGACTTCGCTCAGCTTCTGTGCAAACTCTTCCTGTTGCTTTTGGAGCTCGTTCCGCAGTTCGTTCTGGATCTCTTTCATCTCAGCTTCGATCTTCTTCGAAGACTGCTGATGTGTTTCGAGGGTATCACGCAAACGAAGGATCTCGTCTTCGTGACGCCGATCGTGCGAGGCCAGTTCCTCTTTGACCTGAGTTACCTCTCGTGCCACCTTATCCCGCTGCTTCAGCATCCCGGCCAGCTGCTGGGTGAGCTTCTGAATCAGTTCATTTTGCGCAAGCGAAACAATCGATGGCTCGGGCTTCTCTTCAGGTTCCGGCATGACGATAGTCTGCGTCATGGGTCGATCGACCGCTGCAGCACTGGAAGCCGATCGCTCAGACTTTGGCTCGCCACGCACTTCAGGTGATGCCTCCAACGAGCCTGAGGCGGCCTCTTGCGGAGGGCTGGTCTCAGGCGAATCCGTTTGCAAACCTTGCAGTGCTTTTAGAAAACGAGCCATGGCTTTCGCTTATGCGTGTTGTCGACGCAGTTGAGAGAACAGTTGACGATACGTTCGGCGACGCGGCGATGGCATCTTGGGGTGCTGTGGCTCTTCCACTGCCGTCTCTTTGGAATCAATGACAATAATGTCACGATCGTCCCAGTCAGAAAACCCAGTAGAATGGGTAGAGAAATCTCGCGAGACGACCATCCCTTCAGCCTGCGAGTAGCTGGGCTGAATCACTTCCACTTCGGCGAGATTTTCCTCAGACCCAACCAAGAACGCGGCGATCTCGGAGTTACGCGGGCTCACGACACGGCGAATCCCGCGGATCTCTTGATCCCCTAGTGAAGCAAAGCGGTCCAGAACAATCTCTTCCTTCTCAAACTTCTCGTCAAACGGATTCGTCGCATTCTGAAACGTCAGTTCAACCTCAGGCTCTTCAGCAGCGACTGGCGAGAACTCTTCGTCTTCTTGGGCAGGAGAGCGATCTTCAAATCGGACCACCGAAGGATATTCGATCGCGGATTCCGACTTCGTGTCTTCCAGCGAGCCAAACTCGATAAGCGAATCGGTCGAATGCGCGTTATCGGTTCGGATTTGGCGCTTGGGAACCGGCAACCGCTGAAGATCGGCCCAGGCTTCTTCAATTCCGTCCGCATCCAATTTCGTCTCATCCCCTAGCGCCGCCAACAGCAAGGCATGATCGCAGATCTGATTCACCAGACGCGGAACACCTTGGCTACGCTGAGCGATTGCTTCGATTGCCGAGTCGTCGAAGATCGTTTGCTTTGCTCCAACCACCTGAAGTTGCTGACGAACGTATTTAGCTACGTCGGAGGTAGACAGCGGTTGCAAATAGGCCCGGGCACCAACGCGTTGATTGAACGACATCAGATAGGGACTGGACAGTCGTTCTTCCAGCGTCATATTGCCCAACAGAACGACCGACACGCGTGAGCGGTCTTTGCCCGCGAAATTCGTCAGTAGTCGAAGTTCCTCCAAAAGGCGAATCGGGAGCAGATCCGCTTCGTCGACCAGGATGACAATACCCATCATCCGGCGGCTTTCCAGACGCTCGACATACTCTGCAAATTGAATTCGCAGCTCCCCTTCTTCCAGGCCACGACAAGGGAGATCAAGTTCGTAGGCGATGGCCTGAAGTAGTGCGCGTCGCGAACCACAGTGACCACTATTGAGACGAACGACTTCGAAGTCGTCTTCCAGTTCTTCGTGCAAACGTAGCGCGATCGTCGACTTGCCGAGCCCTGGTGCCGAGATCAGGGTGCCGACCCCTTCGTCGCGACGAACGCATCGCAGCAGGGTCTCGATAGCTTCGAGGTGCGAATCCGTCTCCACGTAACCGACCAAGGACGGGACGCTGGGAAATGGGCGTTGCGACAATCCAAAAATTTCTTCGTACATGGTCATCCGTGTCCCGGGAAGGGTATGATCTCCGCGTCCTTGCGGCTGGTCGAACAAAATCGCTCGAGAATACAGGGCTTTCTTTTCATCGGCATTTTCAGCCGTCATTCTCCAAACGGAGGGAATCTCAAGCGAATCCTATGACAACGATGGGATCAGGCTGCGAAGCAATTCGCGAATGGCTGCTAGTGGATCGTCGCGTAGCAGAAGAGTAAACTCAGGTTGTGTTTGCGTTGCTAGCACCATCAGGCCGATCACGGTCACAATTGTCAATTCAGCAAGCCGCGTCAGCACGAACGATGCTCGTCCAAACTGCCAGCGACTTTTCGAGCCTGGCTGCCCGCCAGCAGTAAGGGTCACCGTTCCCGCCACCGGAATGGGAGTCGCAGCAGCTAGTTTCTGCGTCGAAGAAATCATCGCCTGACTCGCCGAACTGGAAGCCATTTGGAAAGCAATCAGACCTGCGAAAATCACCCATCCTCCAAGCACCAAGAGAGCGGTCGATCGCCAGATGCCACCAATCGAAGCAACTTCGATCTCACCCGTGTGCTCCATCGTGATCCCATTCAGAAATCCCATCGCCTTGGCGGCATCCTTTTGACGCAACTTCAACGCATCGAGTTGGGCTTGTCTCTGCTGTCGCTCTGCTTGCAGGGTAGCAATGCGCTGCTGGTTGCGTTCGGCCTTTTTTTCGCTATCTGTCATCGGCTCAGGCGGTAGTGGCTGCGACTGATATTCATTAAGCGATGCCAACTGTGACTGAAGTAGTTCGACCTTCTTCTGATGATCCAAGACAACCGGATGCCGAGGCGTTCGGGTTTCCAACAATTCTTTCAGACGCGACTCAGCCTGATCGAGTTGCTGCCGTGCTTGCACCCAGGCTGGGTCACGCGGCAGGGGCATCTCAACGCGAGCTGGCGGCACTTCACCAGATACCGCCGCGACCAGTCCGCGAAGCTCCGAATCCATCGCAGCGATCTCTTTTTCGGTGCTACTTAGCTGATCGACGTAAGTGGCTTCGATTCCGCTGATCTTCTCTCGCTTCCAATCATTGAACTGGCGATCGAAATCTTGCAGGATTCGAGACAGAAGTCGCGAACTTGCCACCCGGTCGTCTCCGTAATACTTGAGGAGGAGAGTAACCTGGCCGCCAACGCGATTGGGGGAAACCTCTAAACGGCGGCGGAGGATTTCCAGGGCATCTTGATCATCCGCGACTTGCAAATCTTCGCGTAGCTGTTGGTCTTGTGCCAAATATTGGGTGAGCTGTTGGTCGGTTATCGTTGCCTGAAGAATTTCTTCGAACAACGGTTGCAAATGCGCGTGCGCCTCAGGCTCTCGGGAGTCGGACATGATCGTTGCCTGACCTTGGGTCACGAATCCGGAATGATCCGATCGGCACCACGGCAAGCCAACCAGAATGACCGCCAAGACCACGACCAGAGCGCGATACCATACCCATAGACCTCCGCGGCGAGATCGAGGGGGAGTGTAACGTGGCTTTGACATGGACACCAACGGGTCACCTTGAGCAAAAGATGCTGTAGACTATAGGCAAGGAGAACCGTGTGTCCTCCTGACATCACCGCTATCTACCTTGCATCGGTTTCGCGAGGAAGAATATTCCGTTTAGCGAGTGGGTTAACGAATATACGGACTTCGTCGATCATGCCTGTCCCTGATATTTTCCGCATCAAGATCTGTGGTCTGAACGATTTCGAGAACGCTGTCGCTGTCTCGCATAGCGGGGCCGACGCGATCGGGCTGAACTTCTTTCCCCAGAGCAAACGCTGTGTGGAAAAAAATACGGCCGTGAAAATCGCGAACACGGTTCGAGGGGAGGTCCAGATTGTGGGCCTGTTTGTTAACGCAACCCCAACCGAGATCAAACAGACTAACGAGCAGGTCGGTTTCAATTGGATTCAATTGCACGGGGACGAATCGGCCGAGTTCGCCAAGTCCGTTTATGAAACGACCGGCGTTCCTATTCTGGCTGCCAGTCGTGGATCTCTGGTGCGGTGGGCAACGCTCCCAGATGGATTCCACCCCCAAGCACTTCTGATGGATGCCGCAGTCCCTGGCTCCTTTGGTGGGACAGGCCACCTTTCTAATTGGGATTTGGCTGCCACCTGGCGCACTATGCCGCACCTGAATCACTTAGTGCTAGCTGGGGGGTTAACGCCAGAAAACGTGGCCGATGCGATCCGAGCCGTGCAGCCTTCCGGCGTGGACGTCGCAGGAGGAGCCGAGAATAGTGGCCAGCCAGGCATCAAGGATCTCGACAAGGTCGAGGCTTTCGTCACGGCTGCCCGCGAAGCGTTTGCCAGGCTTCCTAAAGAATAAGGCCATTCCCAACCATGGGAGGTGCGACGTATCTCGTTAAATCGCACGACTTTCGCAGCTGTAACCCGAGTTTTCCGGTTACGCTGGGCCCCTCATCCCGGGTTGCTAAAGAGTGCCAGCACTTTATCATAGCAGATTAGTTGCGGCGCAAAGTTTTGCGTATTTTATGGGCCTTCCAGCGACGCACTGAAGTGGCGTTTCGCGATGGCTCATCCCCCGGTCCTTCCAATACAAGGTGGAGTTCATAGTGTCCCAGGTCGAAAAGCTTCCGTACAAGGTCAAGGACATCTCCCTCGCGAAGCGTGGACGTCAAGAAATCAAACTGGCCGAAGTCGAAATGCCCGGCTTGATGGCCCTTCGGGAAAAGTACCGCGACGAGAAACCTCTCGCTGGAGCACGTATCGCTGGCTGCCTTCACATGACCATCCAAACGGCCGTGCTGATCGAAACGCTGGTCGAACTGGGTGCCGAAGTTACCTGGAGCAGCTGTAACATCTTCTCCACTCAGGATCACGCTGCCGCCGCCATGGCCGAAGCCGGCATTCCTGTTTATGCCTGGAAGGGTATGACCGAAGAAGAATTCGATTGGTGCATCGAGCAGACCATCTTCTTCCCCAGTGGCGAACCGCTGAACCTGATTCTGGACGATGGTGGTGACTTGACCGCCATGGTGCATAACAAGTTCCCGGAACTGCTGGACGGTATCAAGGGTCTTTCCGAAGAAACGACCACAGGCGTTCACCGCTTGTACCAGATGCACCAGAAGGGCGATCTGAAGACGCCTGCCATCAACGTCAACGACTCGGTCACTAAGAGCAAGTTCGACAACCTGTACGGTTGCCGCGAATCGCTGGCCGACGGTATCAAGCGTGCCACCGACGTGATGGTCGCTGGTAAGATCGTGGTCGTGGCTGGCTACGGCGACGTCGGTAAGGGCTGTGCCCAGTCGATGCGTGGCTTCGGTGCTCGCGTGATCATCACCGAGATCGACCCGATCATTGCCCTGCAAGCTGCGATGGAAGGTTACGAAGTTTGCACGATGGAAGATTGCTGCGATCGTGCCGACATCTTCGTCACCACCACCGGTAACCGTGACATCATCACCGGCCAGCACATGAAGCGTATGAAGAACGACGCCATCGTGTGCAACATCGGTCACTTCGACCTCGAAATCGACATGGCCTGGTTGAACGGCCAAAAGGACGTCGAACGCGAAACGATTAAGCCGGCTTCGCAAGAAGGTGGCCCAGTCGATCGTTACACGTTTGCCGACGGTCATGCCATTCTGGTTCTGGCCGAAGGCCGCCTGGTGAACCTGGGCTGTGCAACCGGTCACCCATCGTTCGTGATGTCCGCCTCGTTCACCAACCAGGTTCTGGCCCAGCTCGAACTGTGGCAAAATGCTGAAGCCTATCCGCTAGGCGTTCACGTTCTGCCGAAGTCCCTGGACGAAGAAGTCGCTCGCCTACACTTGGACAAGCTGGGTGTGAAGATGACCAAGATGACCAAGGCCCAGGCCGACTACATCGGTGTTTCGGTTGACGGTCCGTTCAAGCCAGATCACTACCGCTATTAATAGTAGCGGGGTCAGTTCTGGCTGAATCGATAAATCAAGGAAAAGGACTCGCTCATTCAGCGAGTCCTTTTTTTGTGGAACCTCAATTGCGGGCCTTCCACCGTATCATGCCGACCAAGCAACTAAAGTAGACCACCAATGCAGCAAGTGACCCACTAAAGAATCCACCGATCGCCTCATCAATTGCGGTATCATCGGTGGAGGCAAGATCTATCCACGTGACTACTAGGGTACCGACGAACATCATGGCAATGCCAGCCAAAAGCCCAATCGGCATCAACTGAGCAAAGCCCAGGAAGATACAGTACCACTGCTCATCCCTATCAACAGATTCATATCGCGTTTTTCGATTCAGGCTTGCATATCCATTGAACAATCCAGGCACTGAGATCAGTCCCCCAAAGACAATTCCAAGCCCAGGTGCCAGAATACACAGACCGAAATTACCCAATAACACCAGACCAACCGCATAGGGAAATACCGTCCCGGATGGCGTTTCTCGCTCAAAGCTGGCTGTTGGAGTTGCGGGTGACTTAAAGGGATTGTTGTCTTGCTGATTCACGATATCGAACTCTCTATACGTCGGTTGAGATCGCTCTATCGTATGCATTCGCCACAACATGATTGCCGTAGGGCTTGGACTTTTCGGATTAAGCGAAGTAGTCTGTTTCACGTGAAACGTTCCCCAACCAAACAAATCATACCATGCCAGATATTCGAGCCATTCACGGACTGCGTTACGACCTGGGACATATTGGTGCCCTTGCCGACGTCATTGCCACGCCTGCCGATGTGTTGACCCCGGAGCAGATCGACGAACTTTACAAGCGTCACCCGGCCAATGTAGTTCGGGTGCTGACCAACCGGGACGAGCCTGGGGATGATGAGGTCAACAACCGGAATAGCCGGGCGAAGCGTTTCCTGACCGACTGGCAGCGACAAGGGGTTCTGCAGCGGGAGCCTGATCCGGCGATCTATGTTTATCACCAGGAGTTCAACTGGCAAGGTCAGCAGGTAACTCGACGCGGGTTCCTGGCAGGGGTCATGCTCGAGGATATCGACCAGGAGCAATACGAAGCGGTTCAGGTTATGCTGACCGAGAACGGCTCGTCGAGCCTCCAGCAGCTCCATGCGATCGCTGCCGACGTGACTCCCCAGGTAGCTCTGTATGCCGATCCTAGAATCTCCGTACAGCACGAGTTAGACAGCCACATCGCCACGGCGACGCCCCTGATCGCCAAGGACCAAGCTGGCGTCATCCATCGTTTATGGCCAGTCACCGACCACAACCTCATCGGTTCCATCCGCGAGAAGATGTCGCATCGCCGGTTGCTGCAAGCCAATCAGGATGCCTACGCGGCCTCCACTCTCTACCGATATGAGCTGGCTCAGCGAGGCGACTTGACACCTCAGCATCCAGCCAATGTCGCCCTGACCGCCTTCTTCGAAATGAGCGAACCAGGCTTCGAGGTCTTGCCACGATTTCCATTGGCTCACCAGGCCCCCGCTCTTTCCAGTGAGGAGATGATCGAAAGGCTCGGCATTCACTTCGACTGCCAGAACTTCGGGAAGGGACCTGGGACTGCAGCGGATCTCTGGGAAGAACTTCAAACCAGCGGCGAGCTAGGGCACCTGGGCATCTACTGTGCAGCGGATGAGTCCTGGCTCAGCGTCAAGTTGACAGCCGACGGGCAACTGCGAATGGAGGAAGCCACCCCCGAACGGGACGACGTCTGGCGCGAGCTAGACAACAACCTGTGGGAATGGCTGATCCTGACCGAACTGCTAGAGACCGCCAGTGCCAAGGAAACGTTCGTCCGCACGGTCGACCACCTGGTGGAAGCTCTCGACAAGGACACTGCCAAGTCTATCCCACTTGCCGCCCTGCTCCGCCCCATCACGATGACCCAATACCAAGATCTCGTGAACCGGGATGTTGGCTTCCTGGAGGCGATTGCTATTGGGCCATTGCCGCCCTGCGGGATGGTCATTCATCCATTCTCTTAGCGGTGCGTTTCACGTGAAACAGGATCGGTTACCCTGACTGGTACGAAAGTTCTTTGTATCACGAATGTGTAATTTGGGAGTTTCACGTGAAACACGTAAACTGCGGACGAATGTTTCACGTGAAACGGGGCCGCATCTAGCCAAAGTGCCGTTTCCTCTTTTTTGCGTTCGTGTCTAAAATCCTCACCTCGAAAACGGATTTTCGACTCGTAACTGCATTGAGGCATCATGGCTCGCATCCTGTGCATCGCCAACCAGAAGGGCGGCGTCGGCAAGACCACCACGGCCATTAATTTGGCCGCCGGGTTGGCCCTGGCCGAGATGCGCACGTTGCTGGTCGATCTCGATCCCCAGTGCAACGCGACCACCGGCGTCGGCCAGAAGCCGACCGACCGTCATCCGCTTGTCTCGGATCAGCCGCTAGGTGACTCGATCTTGGCAACTAAAATCGAGAACCTCTTCCTGGTACCCGGTAGCCGCAGTTTCGAGGACGTCGAACGCCTAGCCGGGGGCGAGAAGTCGACCTCGGCAGTGCTGACCAATCACCTTGAGTCCGGCATGAATCAGTTCGACTACGTTCTGATCGACTGTCCCCCGTCAGTCGGCGCAATCACCCAGACGGCCTTGGCCGCATCGACGGAAGTCATCATGCCGATCCAGGCAGAGTACTTCGCCATGGAAGGTCTGACCCAGATGATCAAGGTCATCCGGGATGTCATGCGGCGTCCGCCTGGCAAGCTCGAGTTTGGTGGAATCGTACTGACGATGTACGATCCGACGCTGGAACTGACCCACGAGGTCGAACAGGAAGTTCGCGAGTTCTTTGGTGACATCGTTTTCGATACGGTGGTCCCCCGGGATCACTGGGTTTCCGAAGCACCCAGCTTCGGGCAATCAGTTATTACCCACGCACCTCGCAGTCGCGGGGCACGTGCTCATATTGAATTGTGCATGGAGGTTTTAGACCGTGACTAGACAAAAACGATTGGGGCGTGGCCTGGCTGCGCTGCTGGGAGATCCTACCGATGAAGCAGCGGAAGTAGAATTGCGAGAAGAACCCACCGAGACGGTCCCCTTCCGCCCTCGCCTGGCCGAATCAGACTTCACGGAAGAAGCCTCGCAGAAGTCAGACGCGTCGCGGATCGCGCTCGACCTGATCGACCGCAACCCTTTTCAACCGCGGCATAATTTCGACGACGCCGAGATCGCTTCTCTGGCCGAGAGCCTGAAGCAGCATGACATCCTGCAGCCGATTGTGGTTCGTCAAGTCGGTGATCGCTTTCAACTGATCAGTGGCGAACGTCGCCTGCGAGCGGCTGGGATCGCTGGCTGGGAATCGATTCCAACTCTGGTTCGTGAAGCTGACGACCGGCTGGTTGCCGAGTTGGCGATTGTGGAGAACCTGCAGCGACAGGACCTCAACCCACTGGAGAAGGCCATCAGCTTCCAGCGTTACCTGGAACAACACGATGCCACGCAGAGCGAACTAGCCGACCGGATTAAGGTCGACCGCAGCACGATTGCCAACCTGGTTCGCTTGTTGGATCTACCTGATGCCGTGAAGTCGGCACTGCACAGCGGCGAGATCTCGCAGGGGCATGCCCGGGCCTTGTTGCCGCTAGGCGAAGAACAAGTCCAAAGCGAGTTCGCCAATCGAATCGCTGCCGAAGGGTGGAGCGTCCGGGCGACGGAACAGGCCGTACAGGATTACCTCAACGGAGAAGAACCTGCTACTTCGACCACGCCTGCCAAGAAGGGCTCGCGAACCAAATCGCAGCAGGTCGTTTCGCTGGAAGAAGACCTGCGGATGGCCCTGGGCACCAAGGTCGATATCAAGCAGTCGACCAAGGGAGGCAAGATCGTCATCCACTTCAAGAATGCGGACGAGTTCGATCGCCTGAACGAGTACCTGCTAGCAGATGCTGAGGAAGACCGCCGGGTCGCCTAGAGCCCGACAGGGATCTTACGAGAAACACGAATGGGAACCGTTGGCTCCCATTTTTTATGCGCGGCTAGATGTTCTCGATATCGCCAGTGAATTCGGCGGGGTTGTCGAAGCAGTCTCGGTAGAACTCATAATTGGAGGCGATCGACTCTGCCATTTCTGCGACCACTGCCAAAGTGGATTCATAGCGGTCCGATTCTTCGATCAGAAAATACTCGATGAAAAACTTGAGCATACGC
This genomic stretch from Blastopirellula marina harbors:
- a CDS encoding ParB/RepB/Spo0J family partition protein; the protein is MTRQKRLGRGLAALLGDPTDEAAEVELREEPTETVPFRPRLAESDFTEEASQKSDASRIALDLIDRNPFQPRHNFDDAEIASLAESLKQHDILQPIVVRQVGDRFQLISGERRLRAAGIAGWESIPTLVREADDRLVAELAIVENLQRQDLNPLEKAISFQRYLEQHDATQSELADRIKVDRSTIANLVRLLDLPDAVKSALHSGEISQGHARALLPLGEEQVQSEFANRIAAEGWSVRATEQAVQDYLNGEEPATSTTPAKKGSRTKSQQVVSLEEDLRMALGTKVDIKQSTKGGKIVIHFKNADEFDRLNEYLLADAEEDRRVA